In the Anastrepha obliqua isolate idAnaObli1 chromosome 1, idAnaObli1_1.0, whole genome shotgun sequence genome, one interval contains:
- the LOC129235658 gene encoding uncharacterized protein DDB_G0281497 isoform X2, whose product MQTAFHEIVPDMDDTDYMMFNEKQSIRESARSLKKYGSTCCNHNLRNNEILIRHDVEKTDTLQGIALKYGCSTEQIRRANRLFASDSLFLRQFLLVPVDKSSPYYPKADENNPLGISSNNTEQQNNINTENDVNNVNATDVAVNATADPLGVFAAATICVDSTNNPRPSTLPARPYSIAGELLVQNIDDDVTLNNHSSSSNKQSKSLDSVVTMTPEEENRKCINEFLSKIDSTISESRKYVEKSKEMITSQSDNDLFVTTDFVQHRRNNHLNNSYKTNRQNHQNHQRHSSSGSTSDTAQLLNTTQTRHVQKSLKRLEKQQDEFFEL is encoded by the exons ATGCAAACAGCT TTCCATGAGATCGTGCCCGATATGGATGATACCGATTACATGATGTTCAACGAGAAGCAATCTATACGCGAATCGGCgcgttcattaaaaaaatatggtagtACATGTTGTAATCATAATTTGCGTAATAATGAGATTCTGATACGGCATGATGTCGAAAAGACAGACACACTGCAGGGTATTGCACTGAAATATGGATGTTCG ACGGAGCAGATACGACGCGCCAATCGCCTCTTCGCCTCGGACAGCCTGTTTTTGCGTCAGTTTCTTTTAGTGCCAGTGGATAAGTCGTCACCATATTACCCGAAAGCAGATGAAAATAATCCACTAGGAATTAGTTCCAACAACActgaacaacaaaacaacataAATACAGAAAATGACGTAAATAATGTGAATGCAACAGATGTAGCAGTGAATGCAACTGCGGACCCGCTTGGAGTATTCGCCGCAGCAACCATTTGCGTTGACTCAACAAATAATCCACGTCCATCCACGCTGCCAGCTCGTCCATACTCAATTGCCGGTGAATTATTAGTGCAAAACATTGACGATGATGTCACGCTAAACAATCACAGCAGCAGTAGTAATAAACAAAGTAAATCGCTTGATTCTGTGGTGACCATGACACCGGAGGAGGAAAATCGTAAATGTATAAAtgagtttttaagcaaaatagattcaACCATTTCCGAGTCGCGGAAATATGTAGAAAAGTCGAAAGA AATGATTACCAGCCAAAGTGACAACGATCTGTTTGTTACCACCGATTTTGTGCAGCACAGACGTAACAATCACTTGAACAATTCGTACAAGACGAATCGGCAAAATCATCAAAATCATCAGCGGCATAGCTCTTCGGGCAGCACATCGGATACAGCTCAGCTATTAAATACCACACAAACGCGACACGTGCAAAAGTCGCTAAAACGACTGGAAAAGCAGCAGGATGAATTTTTCGAATTGTAG
- the LOC129235658 gene encoding uncharacterized protein DDB_G0281497 isoform X3, whose product MDDTDYMMFNEKQSIRESARSLKKYGSTCCNHNLRNNEILIRHDVEKTDTLQGIALKYGCSTEQIRRANRLFASDSLFLRQFLLVPVDKSSPYYPKADENNPLGISSNNTEQQNNINTENDVNNVNATDVAVNATADPLGVFAAATICVDSTNNPRPSTLPARPYSIAGELLVQNIDDDVTLNNHSSSSNKQSKSLDSVVTMTPEEENRKCINEFLSKIDSTISESRKYVEKSKEMITSQSDNDLFVTTDFVQHRRNNHLNNSYKTNRQNHQNHQRHSSSGSTSDTAQLLNTTQTRHVQKSLKRLEKQQDEFFEL is encoded by the exons ATGGATGATACCGATTACATGATGTTCAACGAGAAGCAATCTATACGCGAATCGGCgcgttcattaaaaaaatatggtagtACATGTTGTAATCATAATTTGCGTAATAATGAGATTCTGATACGGCATGATGTCGAAAAGACAGACACACTGCAGGGTATTGCACTGAAATATGGATGTTCG ACGGAGCAGATACGACGCGCCAATCGCCTCTTCGCCTCGGACAGCCTGTTTTTGCGTCAGTTTCTTTTAGTGCCAGTGGATAAGTCGTCACCATATTACCCGAAAGCAGATGAAAATAATCCACTAGGAATTAGTTCCAACAACActgaacaacaaaacaacataAATACAGAAAATGACGTAAATAATGTGAATGCAACAGATGTAGCAGTGAATGCAACTGCGGACCCGCTTGGAGTATTCGCCGCAGCAACCATTTGCGTTGACTCAACAAATAATCCACGTCCATCCACGCTGCCAGCTCGTCCATACTCAATTGCCGGTGAATTATTAGTGCAAAACATTGACGATGATGTCACGCTAAACAATCACAGCAGCAGTAGTAATAAACAAAGTAAATCGCTTGATTCTGTGGTGACCATGACACCGGAGGAGGAAAATCGTAAATGTATAAAtgagtttttaagcaaaatagattcaACCATTTCCGAGTCGCGGAAATATGTAGAAAAGTCGAAAGA AATGATTACCAGCCAAAGTGACAACGATCTGTTTGTTACCACCGATTTTGTGCAGCACAGACGTAACAATCACTTGAACAATTCGTACAAGACGAATCGGCAAAATCATCAAAATCATCAGCGGCATAGCTCTTCGGGCAGCACATCGGATACAGCTCAGCTATTAAATACCACACAAACGCGACACGTGCAAAAGTCGCTAAAACGACTGGAAAAGCAGCAGGATGAATTTTTCGAATTGTAG
- the LOC129235658 gene encoding uncharacterized protein DDB_G0281497 isoform X1, giving the protein MDYIVKAYKDWKLHSQFHEIVPDMDDTDYMMFNEKQSIRESARSLKKYGSTCCNHNLRNNEILIRHDVEKTDTLQGIALKYGCSTEQIRRANRLFASDSLFLRQFLLVPVDKSSPYYPKADENNPLGISSNNTEQQNNINTENDVNNVNATDVAVNATADPLGVFAAATICVDSTNNPRPSTLPARPYSIAGELLVQNIDDDVTLNNHSSSSNKQSKSLDSVVTMTPEEENRKCINEFLSKIDSTISESRKYVEKSKEMITSQSDNDLFVTTDFVQHRRNNHLNNSYKTNRQNHQNHQRHSSSGSTSDTAQLLNTTQTRHVQKSLKRLEKQQDEFFEL; this is encoded by the exons TTCCATGAGATCGTGCCCGATATGGATGATACCGATTACATGATGTTCAACGAGAAGCAATCTATACGCGAATCGGCgcgttcattaaaaaaatatggtagtACATGTTGTAATCATAATTTGCGTAATAATGAGATTCTGATACGGCATGATGTCGAAAAGACAGACACACTGCAGGGTATTGCACTGAAATATGGATGTTCG ACGGAGCAGATACGACGCGCCAATCGCCTCTTCGCCTCGGACAGCCTGTTTTTGCGTCAGTTTCTTTTAGTGCCAGTGGATAAGTCGTCACCATATTACCCGAAAGCAGATGAAAATAATCCACTAGGAATTAGTTCCAACAACActgaacaacaaaacaacataAATACAGAAAATGACGTAAATAATGTGAATGCAACAGATGTAGCAGTGAATGCAACTGCGGACCCGCTTGGAGTATTCGCCGCAGCAACCATTTGCGTTGACTCAACAAATAATCCACGTCCATCCACGCTGCCAGCTCGTCCATACTCAATTGCCGGTGAATTATTAGTGCAAAACATTGACGATGATGTCACGCTAAACAATCACAGCAGCAGTAGTAATAAACAAAGTAAATCGCTTGATTCTGTGGTGACCATGACACCGGAGGAGGAAAATCGTAAATGTATAAAtgagtttttaagcaaaatagattcaACCATTTCCGAGTCGCGGAAATATGTAGAAAAGTCGAAAGA AATGATTACCAGCCAAAGTGACAACGATCTGTTTGTTACCACCGATTTTGTGCAGCACAGACGTAACAATCACTTGAACAATTCGTACAAGACGAATCGGCAAAATCATCAAAATCATCAGCGGCATAGCTCTTCGGGCAGCACATCGGATACAGCTCAGCTATTAAATACCACACAAACGCGACACGTGCAAAAGTCGCTAAAACGACTGGAAAAGCAGCAGGATGAATTTTTCGAATTGTAG